The DNA segment CTTTCCGCGTTCCAACTGCAAACGTTTCTGTTGTTGACCTTACTGTTAACCTTAAGACTGCTACTTCTTACGAAGCTATCTGTGCTGCTATGAAAGAAGCATCTGAAGGCGAGCTTAAAGGTGTTCTAGGTTATACTGAAGACGCTGTAGTTTCTCAAGATTTCATCGGTGAAGTTCAAACTTCAGTATTCGATGCTGCTGCTGGTGTTGCTCTAACAGACAAATTCGTTAAAGTTGTATCTTGGTACGACAACGAAATCGGTTACTCAAACAAAGTTCTTGACCTAGTTGCTCACATCTCTAAGTAAGCATTATTAGTTTGAGGCTTTCTTTGAAAGCATAAGAAAAGGCGGCCATTGTGTCGCCTTTTTTGTTTCTATAATTTAAGGAAAGTAATCTCTATGGAAAAATATCTTCCCGTCATTGGTCCTCTTGCCGACCATGTGACCGTCATCGAAAAAGATGGCATCAAGATCATTCGCGTTGCTCACCCTAAAGCAACGGCAGACATCTCCTTACATGGTGGTCATGTTCTTTCGTTCAAACCAACAGGCCAAGAAGATGTTATCTGGCTTAGTGAAGAAACTGAATTCGAGTCGACTAAAGCAATTCGTGGTGGCATTCCCGTCTGTTGGCCTTGGTTTGGCCGACTTGCTGCCCCTGCACACGGTTTTGCTCGTACAAGTTTGTGGCATCTCGTTGAACACAGAGAATCAGATGATGGGGTTATCATCTGTTTAGGCCTTGAAGAGAGCGAAGAAACAATGGCTGTATGGCCATATACTTTCCAAGTTCGTCTATATGTTGAGGTGGCGGACGACCTTAAAGTCACGCTCGAAATCAATAATACGGATGACAAGGCATGGCAATTTTCCGGCGCACTCCACACCTACTTCAATGTCGCTGATATCCGCGACACAATAACCACTGGTATGGGATTGGAATATTCGGATAGTCTTCAGAGTGGCAAGGTATGCCAAGGTGAAGCGGAACTTCAGCTAACGGATACCGTTGACCGTGTTTATACACAGCCAGAAGAGACGATCGAAATTGCCGATCCAAACAATGACCGTATTATTGTCATTAAAAACAAAGGCGACAATTCTGCTGTTATATGGAACCCTTGGGAAACTGGCGCTAAAGCGATGGGTGATATGGCAGACGACGGATACAACACCATGTTATGTGTTGAATCGACCTATCATGCAACAAGCATGGAAACAGGCAAAACACTTCAACCTGACGAAAGCTACCAGCTCATCACACAAATCAGCGTCAAATAGTATCCATACATTTGCCGCGTTTTGCGTAAGACGTGAATCTATACTGGTATTCGATCCCCACAAAAGTGGGGGTCGAATACCAGGCAACCTTAATCGATGACATCAAAGTCCTTATCGAAAGCACAGCAACGAATAGATTCTCTCTATGCTCGAAATAACTCACACATAACGTTACAATCTCAGAATATTCTCACTACTTAAGTTGCTCATGCTTTATCAATGTCCACTTTGCTCTGAAAAACTAAAACAAGAACCACGCTTTTACCAATGCGCGAATAATCATCAATTCGATATCGCTAAGGAAGGTTACGTCAATCTGATCCCTGCGAATAAAAAACGTTCAAAAAATCCGGGTGACAACACGGAAATGATGCAGGCAAGGAGGCGTTTTCTCGGCAGTGGTCATTATGCTCAGTTACAGCAGCAAGTAGCAAAAATCTGTTTAGAAAAGCTGAACAATATCGATTTTAACCTGTTAGATATCGGCTGTGGGGAAGGCTATTATACCAATGAAATCGATTATCAGCTTAGACAAGCTGGACATGAACCTGACGTGTTTGGGTTGGACATATCAAAGGTTGCGATCAGGTATGCGGCAAAAAAATATCCTCTTTGCCACTTTTCGGTCGCTTCGAGCCAGAATTTGCCATTCTTAGATCACTCTCTTAATCTAATTTTACGCATCTATGCCCCATGTAATACTGAAGAGATGAATCGATGTGTCGCCGAGAATGGCGTCGTCGTAACTGTCACACCTGCTGCACGGCATCTATATCAACTGCGTGCACTCATATATGATGATGTCCGCCTGCATGACGAAGCCCTCGAAACGATTGACGGCTTTACTCTCGAGCACGAAGAGCACCTAAGCTACCAAATGAATTTAGAAGAATCTGAATCACTCGATCTGCTACAGATGACACCATTTGCATGGAAAGCGACCAACTTGGTAAGACAGCAATTGGTAAATAACCCTATATTTAATTGTGAGGCAGATTTCATGATAAGGGTTTATCGAAAAAAATAACTCATTTCTTATTAATTGGTCTAGTTATTGCTTAAATTAACTACAAACAGAAAGCGGCAATAATAGTTAAACTTTTTGCCGCTTATGTCGATATCTAATCTATAAGAAGAAATCATTGAGGCAATCTATGACGCCAGTAGGGAATACTAACGCTTCCACGTTACAAGCGACTCAGGCTAAACAAGCCAATTCTCAACCTCAGCCGTCTGAAACGAAAGAGTCGTTCACGCCACTGAAGGTCGAAAAGAATAAAGTCACACTGTCTGATGAAGGTAAAGCCTTACTAACCGCTTTACAGCAGATCGATAAAGAAGCGAATGAAACTGAGCACGTCAAACCAACTAAAGTCGAATCCTTTACTCACGGAGCCCTGGGCCTAGACCATCCAGAAGAAATAGAAGAAGTCGAGGACACTAGCTATACGGCAGGCCAATACCTCAAGGGCGCTATTTCGGTGGGTGCCATTATATTAGCGTTGGCATAAAGACAACCTATCGCTCAATTTTTATGTTACGCAATGTAGATTTTGCTTTATACATGTCTTTTGCAACCACAAGCGCAAAAGCGAATACGACCAACATACCTATAAATTCGAACATTCCTTACCTCTAACATTAAAAGTGGATCAAGATCACATTTTACAACGTAACACACTTTAATGAAATAGGATATTTCGAAAAGATACCGTAATCGTTCATTGTTTTTTATTTTAATCAAATTGAAAGGACAGCGGTCTTATCCACTAGAATGAAATGGCGACCCTTGATTTAGTTCCAGTGAACTCGACAACAAAGCCATGCGTACATCAATGGCAATAAAAAGCCGCCTATATTTGGCGACTGATTTTGTACCGTATTGGTTACATCATTTTACGGAAATAAACACGCTAACATCAACCGTTTCGTCTTGATCAGAATGGTACAGCTCAAAACATGGCCTGTCGTCCATTTCGTCGCCCGAAGTAATCATCTTTTCAATTAGATTGTCCCAGATCTCGATAATCTGTGGAACACTTGAAGTGTTCTTGCGGGCGGTAATATACTTGCCACCTGGTAGTTGCTGTAATTGAATACTCTCAGACGCTTTAACGTTACAGGGAACCACTACACCGATATCTGCGCGGCATTCTTCAGGTGGGGTAACATCTGGATCATCGTGGAAGATATGAACACGCTTGATATCACGAAGACCTTTGGTCGCCGCCCACTTGTGAATCTTATCTATCGCTTCTGGTATGCCTTGACCATATGGTCCTACTAATCGTACATAGGCCAGTTTGAAAGGCTCTAACACTTGAGTTTCCATTAGTCATTCCTCTATATCCATATTGAAAGTAGGCTTACTAATTATACGAGCAGCGATAATCAAATACATCCATTTTTTACATTTTTATCGATTCTACCTATCTCAAGCCTACGTCAGTGTTTCCAAAACAGACATCTGACTTGGCAGTCTAATCGTTTTGATACGTAATCATCTCTCATTCCCTCAATCTTATGATGGAATGTCCAAACTCAGAGAAGATAGTTCAATCTACGTTCGAGATAGGCCGACAATAAGTGTAGTTATTAATATAATTGGCAAAGCTATCGCACCATTGTTTAATGATATTATTAATAAAGAGCGATAATACTAATTAATTATCTGTTAGCGATTAAGCTAAATTCATGTCCTTTGGTATTGAAATATAACAAACTATGTTCAAAAGGCTTCCCATCGGTAAGATAGCCAGTGGAAATTAACTTTAATATGGCTTGATTAGGCATTAGTTTTAAATATGTTGTCAGTTCTTTATCAGGAATGATGGGCTCAAATTTTTGAATACAGTGCTCTATCTCATAGCCCTTGATATTTTCAACGTAGTGATATTTTGACCCTTCTAAAATAGAAATACTCAGATCCTGAAATATTTTTACTGGCATCCAACTTTCTTCTAATAGAACGGGTTTGTCATCAACGTACCTCAAGCGCTTGCAATAGTATATTTGCTCCCCTTTATCCAGTTTTAATAAAGTTCGGATTTTTTCACTCGCTTCATTCAACTCAAAATTGATTACTTTAGAATGGTGATCATAAGAGATTGTACCTTCAGCAAAACTGCCCAACTTATAGATATTATTATTGGTAATCTTTTCACGGACAAAAGAACCATAACCTTGAATTGATTCAATAAGCCCAGCATTTTCTAGAATTTTTAAAGCTTTGCGAACAGTAATTCGGCTGACACCGTGTTGCTCACAAAGCATGGCTTCTGTTGGCAACAAATCACCTTCACTGTAATCACCACGCTCAATAGCTTCAGCAATGCTTCTTTTAACTGTGTCATAAAGTGTTTTTCTAACCATTACTCTCTCAATTCAAGGTATGTATGCATAACATTATATAACAACTAATGCTCAAGTCGATCTAAACAAAACAAAACATAACATAACAAGCCAATCAGTTGTTATAGTGTGATGCTTGCCCTGAAAACCAAGGTCAATCCTGCTAAATTATTTTTCTCTTACTAAACCTACGTAAAATGATGTGCTTATATTAAAGGCAAGTCGATATTTAATTATAAAATAAATACAACTAGTTCATTGAAGGAATGATTTAATGAAGTTAAAAGTTATTAATAATGCTGATGATTTTGGTTATTCAAATTCGGTCAATTATGGAATTATTGATGCTCATAGAGATGGCGTTTTAACATCAACCACGATCATGGCCAATATGCCAGGATTTGACCATGCGGTAAAAATAGCTAAAGAATACCCCTGCCTGGGAATCGGAGTTCACTGTACTTTAACGTGTGGACGTCCGTTACTAAATAGTCATAAAACATTGGTAAATAGTAGTGGGTATTTTCATACATTATCGAACTACAAAAAGGACTCATTTAGAGTAGACAGTAATGAAGTTTATGCGGAATTTAAATCTCAAATTGAAATGGTAATTCTTTCTGGAATTGAACCTACACATCTAGATTCTCATCATCACATTCATCATTACAAAGACAACATGAAGATTATAATTCAGTTGGCCAAAGAGTATAACTTACCAGTGAGAAATTCAAACACCGAAGAACTAAAGAAACAAGGTACAAAAGTTAAGTACGTGTTAGAAACGGCTAAAATAGGTAGCACAGTGTTCGAGGACAATAAAATTAAATGTAATGACGTATTGATTGGTCCATATATAAGGCGAGAGAATAAAATTAAGAATAGTAAGGATTTAGAACAGGCAATCGTAGATGAAATAATAGAATCTTTGGAAGAAAGTAAAGGTCTAAATGTGGTTGAAGTCATGTGGCATCCGGCATACATGGATAAATCAATCATGGAAAGCTCAAGCCTAAATATATCTCGAATATATGAATTACAAGCTTTACTTAATGAAGACCTTAGAAAGTATCTATCAATTCATTGCAATTTATGTACATTTAGAGAAATTTAAGGAACTAACGCATGGCGTATACACTTAATGATTTTAAAAATCAACTTTCAAAACTTGGTAGGGCAATGCTTATCCCTATAGCAGCGCAACCTATCGCAGGTTTACTTGCCAGATTTGGACATACTGATTTATTGGATATACAGATATTATTAATAGCCGCTAATGTCATATTTGGAAATATAGATATGCTATTTGCAATTGGCGCCGTAGTCGCATTTGCAAAAACAAAAGACAAAACCACATCTATTCTAGCGGCGATCATATCATTAATGATATTTAAGAAATCTCTTGAATATGTGAATCCAGACCTAAATATGGGTGTTTTTGCAGGTATTATTATTGGCGTACTAACTGCGATATTATATAATCATAGCAGAGAATGGAAGACACCTAACATGTTCTCGTTTTTTACGGGTGAGAAATTTGTAGTCACACTAGGACCATTGCTAGCAGTGCCTCTGGGCATACTGTTTGCTCAATTTTGGGCACCGATTGAGCATGGACTTAATAACTTAGCTATCTTGATTACTCTATCAGGGGCGATTGGAATATTTTTATTTGGTGTCTTAAATAGACTTTTAATTCCGGTTGGCTTACATCATGTTTTAAATTCGTACATCTTCTTTGAAGTCGGCAGTTTCACGACATCTACAGGTACTGTAGTAACGGGTGAAATACCTAGGTTTCTATCTGGAGACCCCACGGCTGGCGGTATATTAGCGATGTTTTTTGTTGTAATGATGTTTGGATTGCCTGGCGCTGCTTTAGCTATGTACCACACAGCTAAACCGACTAAAAAGAAAGAAGCAAAAGCAGCATATGGTTCGGGTGCAGTTACGTCCTTTGTCACTGGAATTACAGAACCTTTAGAATTCATGTTTATGTTCCTGGCACCTCAATTATACCTTATCCATGCCCTTTTAACAGGTACTGCTGGCGTTATATTATATTTTTTCAATGTTAAACTTGGCATTTCGTTTGGCTTCTGCATTATTGATTATGGGTTAAACTATAATTTGGGTACTAATAGTTGGATAATTTTACCTGTAGGCCTAGTCTATTTTCTCGTTTATTACTTTACGTTTAAGTTAGTTATAGAAAGGAGAGACTACAAAATATTTGGAAGAGAGGATGATACCGTAAACTTCGATGAGAATGTCAGTAAGGAAGAATATGAAATTAGGTTAAATCATGACAACTACCAATATATGTCCAAAAAAATAATGCAATACATTGGAGGTAAGGACAATATTGTGGATGCAGAATGCTGCGTTACTAGATTGAGATTAGAATTACATGATGGTTCTTTAGTTGACGCAGAGAGCATAAAAAAGACAGGAGCGAAAGCAGTAGTCAAAGTCAGTGACACTTCAATCCAAGTAGTTATTGGCACTGACGTAGGAAAGGTCATGAAAGAATTAAATAAATTATTAGACATGTAACTTCGCCTAAAATTAACTCACCCATACACTCACTTAATAATCTTACTACAATGGTTAAAGTAAAAATATTCACACACCAATAATACAAGAGTAATATTTGGTTAAAGGTTAGATTTAATAATACACTATCCTGTATTTAAGTTTATTTACCACAATTTAGTACTGATAACATTAATTCATCATCAATATACTTTAATTTCTACGGGATATTACTTTTCCATTTTTATATTTTATCCACCAATTGAATTTTTTTGATATTCTTACATTAACTAAAATCTGGTTCGACATTACATTTAATGTATGACTTCAAAAAATCAGACATAACAATCAAAATAACTGTTATGTCTGATTTCTGTCCGATATATTTTCAAACCCTCTTACAATAAGGAGCAAATAATGAACAACTCATTCGCAATTACAATCGCCGGAGGTGGTAGTACCTATACTACTGGTATCGTGATGGGTCTACTATCCCGTAGAGCCGATTTTCCTGTAGATAGCATTATGCTTTTTGACAATGATGGAGAACGTCAATCCAAAGTTTCTATTCTCGTTGAATTAATAGTTAAAGACAGCGGGTGTGATATAAAAGTGAATCAAACGACAGATCCAAAAATTGCATTCACTGGCTGCGATTTTGTTTTGGCTCAGCTTCGATCTGGTGGACTAAGGATGCGTGAAGTTGACGAGAAGGTACCACTTACATTTGGTTGTGTTGGTCAAGAAACTTGTGGCATTGGCGGTTTTTCTTATGGCATGCGCTCAATCAAAGATATGATTGATATTGTTGAACAAGTTAATACGTACGCACCTCAGGCATGGATACTTAATTACAGTAACCCTGCATCTATCGTCGCAGAGGCGATTAATCGAGCTCACCCTGATGCCAAGATATTAAATATTTGTGATATGCCACTTAGTATCGAACGTTCAATTGCAGAGGCGATAAATGTTGATGTAAAAGACCTAGAATGTGACTATTTTGGTCTTAATCATTTTGGTTGGTGGACACATATTTGGAACAAGAATACGGGCGAAGATTTACTTCCTAAGATACTTGAATTAACTCGTACCTCTGGTATTACTCAAGACAGCAGCGAAAATTCAGATGACTCTTGGGCCGCCACATTCAAAATGCTGACAAATATAACAACTGATTTTCCAGATCTGTTGCCCAATACCTACCTTCAGTATTATTTGTACCCTGATGAAATTGTCGCTAAGTCAAACCCTGAATATACACGAGCTAATCAAGTGATGGACGGACGTGAAGCCAATGTTTTCAATGCGGCTAAGGTAGCACTTGCAGAAGGTTCCTTGAAAAATACTGACCTTAGGTTGGGCGTGCATGGTGAGTTCATCGTTGATGTTGCTCGCTCAATAGCAATGAATGAGAAAAATCGTTTTCTTATCATTGTTCAGAATAATGGCGCCATTCCGAACATGCGCTCTGATGCAATGGTTGAGATCCCATGTTATGTTGGCGCTAGAGGACCTGAACCAATTCGCTTCAAAAAAGACATCCCCACTTTCCAAAAAGGGTTAATGGAGAACCAGTGCGCAGCTGAAAAGCTACTTGTAGATGCATTCTTCGAACAATCGTACGAAAAAGCTCTGCAAGCATTTACGCTTAACCGCACTGTGCCTTCAGCAACTGTTGCCAAAAAGTTACTTGATGCTGTAATCAAAGCTAACGGAGATCAGTTCCCTCCATTGAATTAATTGACGCCCTAAAATTAGCTGTAAGTAGCCTCCAAAAGGGGCTAGACCGACGCATTAATAACTATCATGACGTTACTGCTCTTGAATAAAGAGCGTATGGTCGTGATATATATTGATAACGCGGTTTTTTATGACCATTCGTAGATAGCTAACCCTTATCAGGGCTGATTTTTAGGGCGTCTCTATTCGGATGATTCTGAATGTGGTCTTCCCAATTGATCACGTCAATTTCATACACTACCTTGCCGCGTACGCTTTCCCCTGCGGCATGCATTGCTGACTTAGAGCCAGTAATAAGTGGATGCCACTTAGGTAGAGGTTTGCCTTCCGCAAGTATTCGGTAGGAGCACGTTTCTGGTAACCAATTAAACTCAGAAATCTTATCCCTGCTTAATTTAAGGCACTCTTCTCCAGATTCAAAACGGTTTGGATAATCTTTGCAGCTACAGCTCTTACTGTTAAGCCAACTGCATGCGACGTTGGTGTAGTAAACTTGATCGGTGTCTTCATCCATCAATTTGTGTAGACAACATTTTATCCATAAAGCTTTTAAAGAAGTAAATTGTCAATTACTGACAGCTACTAAACTCACTATTATGAATAAAAATGCAACGTATACAGTCAGAACCCTTTTAAGTTCGACTACCTAAGGGATGGACAAAGACGATGTACAGTCACTGATTAAACCATTTTTCTATATATATGCCTTTGGGTTAACTCGGATACATTTAACTAGCTTAAGTAAGCCTTTTGATTCGTATTGTTCAATGCATTCATTACTATCACAAAAAACAACTATTGCTTTTTTTCCATTTAGCTTTGAACTTGGATAAATAATGCCGTCTACTTTTTGCTTATCTAAAGTGGGTACTGTCAAGTTAACTAAATCGAGTCGCCGTTTCCCAGTAGCTCACCTCTTAACTAGTGGTAATATTACGCCATGCAGCAAAGGCTTCTGTTCTACGACTTTTGTAAAATTCGTCTTTGCATAAATACCTTTGTGAATTAAAAACAATATAAACCAACGAAAACATGCAGAGGAAACGCTGCGCATGTGCCCTGCTTTTGAATTTTCGCATTTGCCGCTCTCTCACTCTTGTTGGTTCGTGGGAACTTTCACACCGAGTATTGTGATACTTGCTATTGTCGTGAATTGATTCTGGAACAAGCTCCCTGTGAGCAACATTATAACTGCGAAGTTTATCTGTCACTATTTTCCAAGGGCTAACTCCTTGATTGCGAGTTAATAACCGTTTAAAGAAACGCTTTGCCGCTTTTCCATCTCTTCTTTCTGCACAAGGATATCGATAACATCGCCATCCTGATCTACTGCTCGCCAGAGATAATAACGCTCACCACGAATGTTGATAAACACCTCGTCCATGAACCACGTATCACCAAATCGACCGGCGTTTTTCTTCAAACGCTTGCTATAGATACGCCCGAATTTGTTGCACCAATATCGAATCGTTTCGTAACTTACTGTGATGCCTCGTTCCGTTAGAAGGTCTTCTACATCCCTAAAACTCAAGCTAAAACGATAGTACAACCAGACGGTATGTTGGATGATATCAGGAGGAATTCGATGTCTTTTATCTATGTTCATATTGGAATACTGCCATAGCATCGATTAACTTGACAGTACCCTTGTGTTTTTAGGTGTGCTGAATTAGAGTTGGACAAAACTTTGTCAGAAATATTACTAAATTAGGATGTAACGGATTAATTGAAGTCTGGGAAAGTAACGCCCGCCTTAATTGCGTAGCAAGTTGGCAGGCGCTTGTTAGGCAATTTATAATGTTGTGCTAAATGTCATTTGGTCATCTTTCAAGCAACAGCTTAGATTGGTAACATATTCTTTGAACCAAATTAATTTTTTAGTGACTCGCTCGTCATCTCGGTATGCAATTAGATCGCCTCCAATTTTATTTAGTAATACTTCTTTTACCATATCAATAGAAATTTCTTCACCATCATATGAAAGCGTTCTCTCCATCTCAATATGATAGAAAATATTGAGAAAGTATTTATCGTCTAATTTATTTACTATTCTCGCAACTCTATTGCTTGTTATGTTATTAAGCATAATAAAAGATGAATCACTCAGAATTTTCGATTCAAATTCATATTGAATTCTGCCGAGTTCATCACCCAACATAACTTGAGGGTATATAGCTTCTTTAGATTCTATTTCATATGCCCTATCAACAGCAGGCCCAAAACAACCATCGTCATCAACAAATGCATCACCATATGTAACACCACCTCTCACCAAATATCCTTTACTCATGATTTTAGTCAGTAGTATTGATGTATTGTAAAGCGCTACTTGAATTAATTTCCCTTCATCTTTTCTTTGCTCGTCTATCCCTTCCTTATAGTAATAGACAATATAAGCACAGTCAGAGAAGCTAAAAAGTTTCCTTTCGTACGCTACATGAGATAGATTTTCAGAGTTTTGTCTATTCTGGCTTTCTTTGATGCTGGAGTGAAAAAGCGAATGAATTTCGTATTTTTGATCAAAATCCCTCATCTCTTTTGAACCTAAAACATCAATAAAAATAACCACCATTTTTTCATATTTCAAATCGATACTTCCTATATCCAATACGTTACTGCCTAACGCCCAATTAAGGTGTGAATAACGCGAGCACAACACTTAATTTGACCACCGTAAACACTGAACTTAACCAAAACCCAAAATGCCAAGCGTGCTGAATCACTCTTAAATTGTTTGTTAACTTTCTTTTTTACTAAACGATTTTATAGCTTGAGCTAAATTACCTGAAGGGGTGTCTTTGTAAATATTTTCAACGATAAGCCTTGTTGTTTGAGCTGCAACTAATGAAAGTGCATAGATCACTTCCTTTAGAAACTCTCGTTCAATGACTACTTTTCGCCCTAAAATGGCGTTACTATCAGCCTCTCGGATGTACTTGCGGTCAATTTTCCCATTGTTATGAGCAACAGTATTGCGTATAGCTATAGCTTTTTTAATCGTCTCAATTTCATTTTGATGATTGGACTTAAAGTAGTTACCTAACTCAAGCTTAGCCTTATCATTAACAAATACATCAAGAGGGTTACCATAAAATATCCCGCGAATCTTTTCTTCTACCAGTCGTTCAATAATTTCAGATTTATCTTCAGAATCTAAAATAAGCCTTACTATTTTTTGCGTGTTAGTATTTGATTCATCTTTGCCAGTCGCAACCAGTTTATATGGGATATCCAAGTAAACATCGTTTATTACATCGGTAATATAATCTTCAAATGTTAAAACCGCTTCTAATAAAGTGCGTCTGTAGTTACCTTTTCTCGACAAAGAGTCCAGAGCACCGTATATGTCATCTTTTTTTACGACTTTAGAAGTGTCATTCCAGACTCGATCGAATATAAGTTGGGGGAAGACATCGTCTTTTATCGCATCTTTAATTTTTGGTGAATAGAAATCAATGAGACAGAATGACTCCCAAGTATCACGCTGTTCTTTTTGAAAATGTTTATATCTAACATGCAACCTAGAAACAGATTGTTTTTTATTCATGTTGTTCTCCAAATTTTGATTGAAAGCTAACATTATTAATAACAGGCCTGCTCGTTTTTCTGCTTGCCTAACTTTCATTCAAGCTACCATAAATAACTGAAATATAAAGCATATAGGTCACATTTCGCATTCAGCCATAACCTCAAAAACAAACCGAACCAAAAGTGGCACGTGTTATTGTCCCTTTGAGTTGTTTGTTAGCACTCAAACCCAAGCTCTTGCCGCATAGTCAATATAATCTGATTTCGTGTTTTTACTAAAGAAGAACCTAAATTGGTCATTTTAATTTTGCTCGGTGTTTCAAAATAAAAATGTCCGGAAATAAATGACTCCATCGTCATAGATGTTCTGATCTCTTCCAGCATTTGAGGTTGAAGGTTCATCATCTCTTGGTAAGTACCCCCTGCCCCCTGTGTCAGGCTAGTTGTCACTGTTAAAAATTAACCAATTAGAGGGGCGGTAACAGAGGAAATATGTCTCGTTACTCGCAAGAAAGAAAAGAAGCTGTATTGAAAAAGTTATTACCCCCACACTCACGCTCTGTGGCAGAAGTAGCAAAAGAAGAAGGCATCAGTGATGCAACACTGTATTATTGGCGAAAACAACTTCGAGGATCAGGAGCCGTTGTGCCACTTCATACCCATTCAGAGCATTGGTCTGCGCAAACTAAATTAGCCATTGTCGCAGAAACGTTTTCTCTGACTGAAAGCGAGTTAAGCCAGTATTGCCGTGAAAAAGGGCTGTACCCAGAAGAAGTTCAACAATGGCGCAGCGAATGTATGCAAGGTTTTATGTCTTCAAAAGAGCGTGAAGCCGAAGCAAAGAAACAAGCCAAAGCCGATAAGCATGAAATCAAAGAATTAAAGAAAGAGCTTCGTTTTAAAGAAAAAGCGTTAGCGGAAACGGCCGCGTTGTTGGTGTTAAGAAAAAAGCTGAAAGCCTTTCACGGGGAAGAGCCAGAGGACGATTTGTAGTGGTCAACCGATAAAAGGTACACGCTCGTTGAGCTTATTCATGAAGCGCGTCAGAGTGGTAGTCGCTTAGAGAGTGCTTGCAATGAAGCAGAGATAGATTTACGAACTTACCGTCGCTGGTATCAGTACGGTAAGGTACACGCTGATAAGCGACCAATATCGTTAAGACCTGAGCCTGTTAACAAGCTTTCGGAGAAAGAGAGACAGGCTATCGTTGATATAAGCAATGCGGCTGACTATACCAGCCTTCCACCAAGCCAAATAGTGCCAACGCTACTGGATAAAGGTGAATATATCGCCTCTGAATCCAGCTTTTATCGCGTGCTGAAAGCAGTAGGACAACTGAATCGAAGAGGTCGCCAACGGAGCCGTAAAAAATCATCAAAACCGACAAGCTACACAGCAACAGGCCCGAACCAAGTGTTTACGTGGGACATTACGT comes from the Vibrio sp. DW001 genome and includes:
- a CDS encoding D-hexose-6-phosphate mutarotase, coding for MEKYLPVIGPLADHVTVIEKDGIKIIRVAHPKATADISLHGGHVLSFKPTGQEDVIWLSEETEFESTKAIRGGIPVCWPWFGRLAAPAHGFARTSLWHLVEHRESDDGVIICLGLEESEETMAVWPYTFQVRLYVEVADDLKVTLEINNTDDKAWQFSGALHTYFNVADIRDTITTGMGLEYSDSLQSGKVCQGEAELQLTDTVDRVYTQPEETIEIADPNNDRIIVIKNKGDNSAVIWNPWETGAKAMGDMADDGYNTMLCVESTYHATSMETGKTLQPDESYQLITQISVK
- the rlmA gene encoding 23S rRNA (guanine(745)-N(1))-methyltransferase, translating into MLYQCPLCSEKLKQEPRFYQCANNHQFDIAKEGYVNLIPANKKRSKNPGDNTEMMQARRRFLGSGHYAQLQQQVAKICLEKLNNIDFNLLDIGCGEGYYTNEIDYQLRQAGHEPDVFGLDISKVAIRYAAKKYPLCHFSVASSQNLPFLDHSLNLILRIYAPCNTEEMNRCVAENGVVVTVTPAARHLYQLRALIYDDVRLHDEALETIDGFTLEHEEHLSYQMNLEESESLDLLQMTPFAWKATNLVRQQLVNNPIFNCEADFMIRVYRKK
- a CDS encoding GyrI-like domain-containing protein, which gives rise to METQVLEPFKLAYVRLVGPYGQGIPEAIDKIHKWAATKGLRDIKRVHIFHDDPDVTPPEECRADIGVVVPCNVKASESIQLQQLPGGKYITARKNTSSVPQIIEIWDNLIEKMITSGDEMDDRPCFELYHSDQDETVDVSVFISVK
- a CDS encoding UTRA domain-containing protein → MVRKTLYDTVKRSIAEAIERGDYSEGDLLPTEAMLCEQHGVSRITVRKALKILENAGLIESIQGYGSFVREKITNNNIYKLGSFAEGTISYDHHSKVINFELNEASEKIRTLLKLDKGEQIYYCKRLRYVDDKPVLLEESWMPVKIFQDLSISILEGSKYHYVENIKGYEIEHCIQKFEPIIPDKELTTYLKLMPNQAILKLISTGYLTDGKPFEHSLLYFNTKGHEFSLIANR
- a CDS encoding carbohydrate deacetylase → MKLKVINNADDFGYSNSVNYGIIDAHRDGVLTSTTIMANMPGFDHAVKIAKEYPCLGIGVHCTLTCGRPLLNSHKTLVNSSGYFHTLSNYKKDSFRVDSNEVYAEFKSQIEMVILSGIEPTHLDSHHHIHHYKDNMKIIIQLAKEYNLPVRNSNTEELKKQGTKVKYVLETAKIGSTVFEDNKIKCNDVLIGPYIRRENKIKNSKDLEQAIVDEIIESLEESKGLNVVEVMWHPAYMDKSIMESSSLNISRIYELQALLNEDLRKYLSIHCNLCTFREI
- a CDS encoding PTS transporter subunit EIIC, giving the protein MAYTLNDFKNQLSKLGRAMLIPIAAQPIAGLLARFGHTDLLDIQILLIAANVIFGNIDMLFAIGAVVAFAKTKDKTTSILAAIISLMIFKKSLEYVNPDLNMGVFAGIIIGVLTAILYNHSREWKTPNMFSFFTGEKFVVTLGPLLAVPLGILFAQFWAPIEHGLNNLAILITLSGAIGIFLFGVLNRLLIPVGLHHVLNSYIFFEVGSFTTSTGTVVTGEIPRFLSGDPTAGGILAMFFVVMMFGLPGAALAMYHTAKPTKKKEAKAAYGSGAVTSFVTGITEPLEFMFMFLAPQLYLIHALLTGTAGVILYFFNVKLGISFGFCIIDYGLNYNLGTNSWIILPVGLVYFLVYYFTFKLVIERRDYKIFGREDDTVNFDENVSKEEYEIRLNHDNYQYMSKKIMQYIGGKDNIVDAECCVTRLRLELHDGSLVDAESIKKTGAKAVVKVSDTSIQVVIGTDVGKVMKELNKLLDM